One Natrinema longum genomic window carries:
- a CDS encoding class I SAM-dependent methyltransferase, with protein sequence METIDFDRMTLTPSMRVLDVGCGEGRHVHAAALENVAEVVGLDLERASLRAAQEDYEEYIAGETDVPVTFLSGDALRLPFEDGAFDVVCCTEVLEHIPDYEAAIDELRRVCAPGGTLAVSVPRAGPERVCWALSDEYHQVEGGHVRIFDREELQAAIEHRGFRRVDGHFAHALHAPYWWLKCLWWDRDERGDPPLPLRAYDRFLEWDVLESPRPVRLLERALDPVVGKSVVYYFQLEGAA encoded by the coding sequence ATGGAGACGATCGATTTCGACCGGATGACCCTGACGCCGAGTATGCGCGTCCTCGACGTCGGCTGTGGCGAGGGCCGTCACGTCCACGCCGCCGCCCTCGAGAACGTCGCCGAAGTCGTCGGGCTCGACCTCGAGCGAGCGAGCCTGCGCGCGGCTCAGGAAGACTACGAGGAGTACATCGCCGGCGAGACGGACGTGCCAGTGACCTTCCTGTCGGGGGACGCACTCAGGCTCCCCTTCGAGGACGGCGCGTTCGACGTCGTCTGCTGTACCGAGGTCCTAGAGCACATCCCCGACTACGAGGCCGCCATCGACGAACTCCGGCGGGTCTGTGCGCCCGGCGGCACGCTCGCGGTGAGCGTGCCTCGAGCCGGCCCCGAGCGGGTCTGTTGGGCGCTCTCCGACGAGTACCACCAGGTCGAGGGCGGGCACGTCCGGATTTTCGACCGCGAGGAGTTACAGGCGGCCATCGAACACCGCGGGTTCCGGCGGGTCGACGGCCACTTCGCCCACGCCCTGCACGCGCCCTACTGGTGGCTGAAGTGTCTCTGGTGGGACCGCGACGAGCGGGGCGACCCGCCGCTGCCCTTGCGGGCCTACGACCGCTTTTTGGAGTGGGACGTGCTGGAATCCCCCCGCCCGGTCCGGCTGCTCGAGCGGGCGCTCGATCCCGTCGTCGGGAAGAGCGTCGTCTACTACTTCCAGCTGGAGGGGGCGGCGTGA